A genomic stretch from Lathyrus oleraceus cultivar Zhongwan6 chromosome 2, CAAS_Psat_ZW6_1.0, whole genome shotgun sequence includes:
- the LOC127122613 gene encoding uncharacterized protein LOC127122613 — translation MHFMIYPVGLTITLAFYPVFLAVKLTSHFYNTRAKEKIAMERIEQNQTTVQEKMAQVRTQLGKLMDIMQNVIHRQEENCQANPRANVNVNATNPIMGNGVLIVTQAHAEGIPTNLNATHTYHVPIHRGSQAGTKDHNGDFFMPRNESVYETFRPPHTELERKLKMMDERVRAIEGHTTFRLEDANMCLVPGVKIPAMFKVPTFEKYQGITCPKTHIKSYCRKMAAYSGDEKLLIHFFKESLSGASLQWYMQLERSHVRSWRELDEAFLKNYQYNTDMAPNRTQLQSLTHKSK, via the coding sequence ATGCATTTCATGATATATCCAGTTGGTCTCACCATTACTTTGGCTTTCTATCCAGTATTTCTCGCCGTCAAGCTGACTTCCCACTTCTACAACACCCGAGCTAAGGAAAAGATAGCTATGGAAAGGATTGAGCAAAACCAGACTACCGTGCAAGAGAAGATGGCTCAAGTGAGAACCCAACTCGGGAAACTCATGGACATCATGCAGAATGTCATTCACCGACAAGAAGAGAATTGCCAGGCTAACCCAAGAGCCAATGTCAATGTGAACGCTACCAATCCCATCATGGGGAATGGGGTTTTGATTGTCACTCAGGCCCATGCTGAAGGGATTCCTACCAATCTGAATGCTACTCACACTTACCATGTCCCTATCCATAGGGGTTCTCAAGCTGGTACAAAGGACCACAATGGAGACTTTTTCATGCCCAGGAATGAATCGGTGTACGAGACTTTCAGACCACCACATACCGAACTCGAAAGGAAACTAAAAATGATGGACGAAAGAGTCCGAGCCATTGAAGGTCATACCACCTTCAGGCTGGAAGATGCTAACATGTGCTTAGTCCCAGGGGTCAAGATCCCAGCTATGTTCAAAGTACCTACCTTCGAGAAATATCAAGGGATTACTTGTCCCAAGACCCATATCAAGTCCTACTGTAGAAAAATGGCGGCTTATTCAGGCGATGAAAAGCTACTGATACATTTCTTCAAAGAAAGTCTTAGCGGAGCATCCCTGCAATGGTACATGCAGCTTGAACGCTCACATGTGCGTTCTTGGAGAGAGTTAGATGAAGCTTTCTTAAAGAACTATCAGTATAACACTGATATGGCACCAAATAGGACACAACTTCAGAGTTTGACTCATAAATCTAAATAA